In one Trichlorobacter lovleyi SZ genomic region, the following are encoded:
- a CDS encoding zinc ribbon domain-containing protein, whose product MKKKLDLLEELQGIDQTIAEKKAEQAVLNAGIAELEQSLAAVQAALAEHQAQMTAFRREKAELDTALHTEQENIRRSETNMKEIRTNKEFQAVGREITAARKQVSDLEEQQLQLDGRCEELQATIDACQAELATLADSTKNGSAEKQAVIAALQSTIDTASAKRDAIVKELSSSLVRRYTQLRDQRRGQALAEARDGSCMGCNMQLPPQLYNMLFKGDEMYFCPHCQRILVLKQEPAAAAE is encoded by the coding sequence GTGAAAAAGAAACTCGACTTATTGGAAGAGCTACAAGGCATTGATCAAACCATCGCCGAAAAGAAGGCGGAACAGGCAGTACTCAATGCCGGCATAGCTGAACTTGAACAGTCGCTTGCCGCGGTTCAGGCTGCCCTTGCAGAACACCAGGCTCAGATGACTGCATTCAGACGTGAAAAGGCTGAATTGGATACGGCTCTGCACACTGAGCAGGAAAATATTCGCCGTTCAGAAACCAATATGAAAGAGATCAGAACCAACAAAGAGTTTCAGGCTGTTGGCCGGGAAATCACTGCCGCACGCAAGCAGGTAAGTGACCTCGAAGAACAACAGTTGCAGCTTGATGGCCGGTGCGAAGAGCTGCAGGCAACCATTGATGCCTGCCAGGCAGAGCTTGCCACCCTTGCAGACAGTACAAAGAACGGAAGTGCAGAAAAGCAGGCGGTTATTGCTGCCCTGCAAAGCACTATTGATACAGCGTCCGCCAAGCGTGATGCCATTGTCAAGGAGCTTTCAAGCAGTCTGGTCCGCCGTTACACACAACTGCGCGATCAACGCCGCGGACAGGCCCTGGCCGAGGCTCGGGACGGTTCCTGCATGGGATGCAACATGCAACTGCCGCCCCAGCTGTACAACATGCTGTTTAAAGGAGACGAGATGTACTTCTGCCCCCATTGCCAGCGGATTCTGGTTCTGAAACAGGAACCGGCAGCAGCGGCAGAGTAG
- a CDS encoding Nif3-like dinuclear metal center hexameric protein, with product MHSFHLYGMTNPKLSDIAGIINKKYPFRLAEDWDNVGLQLGDTTKSVTRIMVALDPLPQVITSALDHNCDLLVTHHPLIFSPLRQITSSTSTGNSLLLAAQGGLALLAMHTNYDIATDGLNDLLADRIGLQQTRPLKITSRDELIKLVVFVPEEQLATVRSALLPHAESIGNYQDCSFSTRGEGTFLPLAGAEPAIGTIGKQEKVAEQRLELLLRRDQLSRAIRTLLAVHPYEEPAFDCYPLLNEAAAKGLGRIGYLPEPVVLADWAGSVAKQLDCETLRFVGDTGRSIRKIALCSGSGSSLLHDAIRAGADLLLTGDLKYHEAREAEAQGIALLDAGHFGTEILMVAAIQEFLGNALAQAGHSVEIIRAECEQNPFRTFISRTAEVI from the coding sequence ATGCACTCTTTTCATTTATACGGCATGACCAATCCAAAACTGTCAGACATAGCCGGAATCATTAACAAAAAGTACCCCTTCCGTCTGGCTGAAGACTGGGATAACGTGGGATTACAGCTGGGTGACACAACAAAGAGCGTCACCCGCATCATGGTAGCACTGGATCCGCTCCCACAGGTTATTACATCCGCACTTGATCACAACTGTGATCTGCTGGTCACCCACCACCCCCTGATCTTCTCTCCTCTCCGCCAGATCACTTCTTCAACCTCCACCGGCAACAGCCTGCTGCTGGCTGCCCAGGGTGGACTGGCCTTGCTGGCCATGCACACCAACTATGACATAGCTACCGACGGACTGAATGACCTGTTGGCAGACAGGATCGGCCTGCAGCAAACCCGGCCGCTCAAAATTACCAGCCGGGACGAGCTGATCAAACTGGTCGTATTTGTACCGGAAGAACAGCTTGCCACGGTACGTTCGGCACTGCTCCCCCATGCAGAGTCCATCGGCAACTACCAGGACTGCTCCTTCAGTACCCGCGGTGAAGGCACCTTTCTGCCCCTTGCCGGAGCAGAACCAGCTATTGGCACCATAGGTAAACAGGAAAAGGTAGCTGAGCAACGTCTGGAATTATTGCTGAGACGTGATCAGCTTTCCAGGGCAATCCGCACCCTGCTGGCCGTACATCCCTATGAAGAGCCTGCCTTTGATTGTTATCCTCTGCTGAATGAAGCTGCCGCCAAAGGGCTGGGCCGGATCGGCTACCTGCCCGAACCGGTAGTGCTGGCAGACTGGGCCGGGAGCGTAGCAAAACAGCTGGATTGTGAAACGCTCCGTTTTGTCGGCGATACTGGCCGGAGCATCCGCAAAATTGCCCTCTGCAGCGGTAGCGGTTCATCATTGCTCCACGATGCGATCCGGGCCGGAGCAGACCTGCTGTTGACCGGCGACCTGAAGTATCACGAAGCCCGTGAAGCAGAGGCACAAGGGATAGCACTGCTGGACGCCGGTCACTTTGGCACCGAGATCCTCATGGTGGCTGCCATACAGGAGTTTCTGGGCAACGCCCTCGCCCAGGCCGGCCATTCTGTTGAAATCATCAGGGCCGAATGTGAGCAGAATCCATTCAGAACCTTTATCAGCCGCACAGCAGAAGTCATTTAA
- a CDS encoding elongation factor P, whose protein sequence is MYTTSDFKKGLVIQLEGAPCLLLDVTIQSPSARGANTMVKTRYRNLLTGQVLDRTFRSGDKVEEADYERHKGQFLYADGECGVFMDLETYEQFEMDEEAFSAISLFLLEGTEVTLGLFQGRMVMAEPPMVVELTVTDTAPIIKHATATAETKDAILETGLKLKVPPYLENGVKIKVDTRDGRFLSRA, encoded by the coding sequence ATGTACACCACCTCTGATTTTAAAAAAGGGCTTGTCATCCAGCTGGAAGGCGCCCCCTGCCTGCTACTTGACGTCACTATCCAGTCCCCTTCTGCCCGCGGCGCAAACACGATGGTAAAAACCCGTTATCGCAACCTGCTGACCGGGCAGGTACTGGACCGCACCTTTCGCTCCGGTGACAAAGTCGAAGAGGCGGATTATGAGCGTCACAAGGGACAGTTTCTCTACGCCGATGGCGAATGCGGTGTCTTTATGGACCTGGAGACCTATGAACAATTCGAGATGGACGAAGAGGCTTTTTCCGCCATTTCCCTCTTCCTTTTGGAAGGGACTGAAGTCACCCTGGGTCTGTTCCAGGGCCGCATGGTCATGGCAGAACCGCCGATGGTAGTGGAACTGACCGTAACAGACACAGCGCCGATCATCAAACATGCCACAGCCACGGCCGAAACCAAGGATGCCATCCTTGAAACCGGCCTGAAACTGAAAGTCCCGCCCTACCTGGAAAACGGCGTCAAGATCAAGGTGGATACTCGCGACGGCCGCTTCCTCAGCCGGGCCTGA
- a CDS encoding ankyrin repeat domain-containing protein, translated as MENVNAKDRNGHTLLISASKQGQIDSVKDLLHRGADITASSDKGKTALHYAAANGNTEIVKMLIEKGAEIDARDRDGHTPLMLAAIYGCNLTVQALLEGGADPRAKTKCGNTAVLYAENNSHPVAATLLKKAERSKAGNA; from the coding sequence ATGGAGAATGTAAATGCCAAGGATCGCAACGGCCACACCCTGCTAATCAGTGCCTCCAAGCAAGGTCAGATCGACAGCGTCAAGGATCTGCTTCATCGTGGTGCCGACATCACCGCCTCCAGCGACAAAGGCAAGACTGCCCTGCATTACGCCGCTGCCAACGGCAACACCGAGATCGTCAAAATGCTGATAGAGAAAGGTGCCGAGATTGATGCACGTGATCGCGATGGGCATACCCCGCTGATGCTGGCCGCCATCTATGGCTGCAACCTGACGGTACAGGCCCTGCTGGAAGGCGGTGCAGACCCCCGTGCAAAAACCAAATGCGGCAACACCGCCGTGCTGTATGCTGAAAACAACAGCCACCCGGTTGCCGCCACTCTTCTCAAGAAGGCCGAACGATCAAAAGCCGGTAACGCTTAA
- a CDS encoding universal stress protein: protein MLTDIIVHMDRGAGCTARLMAAIDLASRHGGRLKGLYVITHPHYTSSSSYLSDFAQVREFFVNATSKAGIETEWLLVDWNTVGTPLAEIVTNHSHYADTILVGQPTQLHSRRTNLDFHERLILGAGRPIVVFPGSGDIFQFGERVLVAWKAGRESVRAVNDALPFLQAATDISIVAMVTSHDNRAREEQPINLLQQHLARHHVKAATEIIVIQKGNAAEALLEQARQKKADLIVVGGFSYKSNRAPVLSPFTQELLLKAPVPLLISH from the coding sequence ATGCTGACTGACATCATCGTACATATGGACAGGGGAGCGGGATGTACAGCCAGATTGATGGCTGCCATAGATCTGGCCTCTCGTCACGGTGGGCGACTGAAGGGGCTGTATGTCATTACCCACCCCCATTACACCTCAAGCTCGTCATACCTGTCCGACTTCGCCCAAGTGAGGGAGTTCTTCGTCAATGCCACCTCAAAAGCCGGGATTGAAACGGAATGGCTGTTGGTTGACTGGAATACGGTTGGAACACCGCTCGCTGAAATTGTTACCAATCACAGCCACTATGCCGACACGATACTGGTTGGACAACCGACCCAACTGCATAGCCGCAGGACAAACCTTGATTTTCACGAGCGCCTGATTCTCGGTGCGGGACGGCCGATTGTGGTATTCCCTGGCAGTGGCGACATCTTCCAGTTTGGTGAGAGAGTCTTGGTGGCATGGAAAGCCGGCAGGGAGTCGGTCAGGGCAGTCAACGACGCCCTGCCGTTTCTTCAGGCTGCTACAGATATCAGCATTGTTGCAATGGTCACGAGCCACGATAACCGGGCACGGGAAGAGCAGCCCATCAACCTGCTGCAACAGCACCTTGCACGCCACCACGTAAAGGCCGCCACAGAAATCATAGTCATTCAGAAAGGCAATGCGGCAGAGGCACTTCTGGAGCAGGCCCGCCAGAAAAAAGCGGACCTGATTGTGGTAGGCGGCTTCAGCTACAAATCAAACAGGGCACCGGTATTAAGCCCGTTCACACAGGAACTGCTGCTCAAAGCACCGGTGCCGCTGCTCATCTCGCACTAA
- the hemB gene encoding porphobilinogen synthase, with product MFSSRFRARRIRGKEVFRRMVRETTLSANDLIYPMFSAFGSGIRKEVSSMPGIFQQSIEHIVAEAKEVHGLGIPAVILFGIPETKDAVGSDAYAEHGIIQETIRAIKREVPGLAVITDVCLCEYTDHGHCGIIKNGDVDNDATVKLLAREALSHAQAGADMVAPSDMMDGRVAAIRQTLDNNGFSHIPVMSYAVKYASGYYGPFREAAESTPQFGDRRSYQMDPANRLEALREAQADIEEGADIIMVKPGLPYLDILRDLRNEYAMPLAVYNVSGEYSMIKGAAANGWIDEERVVMETMLGFKRAGADLIITYHAKDVARWLKGGI from the coding sequence ATGTTTTCATCCCGTTTCAGGGCTCGCCGGATCCGTGGCAAAGAGGTATTCCGCCGGATGGTACGAGAGACTACACTCTCAGCCAACGATCTGATTTATCCGATGTTTTCAGCCTTTGGCAGTGGTATCCGCAAAGAGGTTTCCTCCATGCCAGGTATCTTTCAGCAATCCATTGAGCATATCGTTGCCGAGGCCAAAGAAGTCCATGGGCTGGGCATACCGGCAGTGATCCTGTTCGGCATTCCCGAGACCAAGGATGCGGTTGGAAGCGACGCCTATGCCGAGCATGGCATTATCCAGGAGACAATCCGGGCAATCAAGCGAGAGGTGCCGGGATTGGCGGTCATTACCGATGTCTGTCTGTGTGAATACACCGACCATGGCCACTGCGGCATCATCAAAAATGGTGATGTCGACAACGATGCCACGGTCAAACTGCTGGCCCGGGAAGCCCTTTCCCACGCCCAGGCCGGTGCCGACATGGTAGCCCCCTCCGATATGATGGACGGGCGGGTGGCTGCCATTCGCCAGACTCTGGACAACAACGGCTTCAGCCATATCCCGGTCATGAGCTATGCAGTCAAGTACGCCTCCGGCTACTACGGGCCGTTCCGCGAGGCAGCCGAATCAACGCCTCAATTCGGTGACCGGCGTTCCTACCAGATGGACCCTGCCAATCGTCTCGAAGCCCTGCGGGAAGCCCAGGCTGATATTGAAGAAGGTGCCGATATCATCATGGTCAAACCGGGACTTCCCTATCTGGACATCCTGCGTGACCTGCGCAATGAATATGCCATGCCGCTGGCTGTCTACAATGTCTCCGGCGAATACAGCATGATCAAGGGTGCGGCGGCAAACGGCTGGATCGATGAAGAGCGGGTGGTGATGGAGACCATGCTGGGCTTCAAGCGGGCCGGGGCAGATCTGATCATCACCTATCACGCCAAGGATGTGGCACGCTGGCTGAAAGGCGGCATCTAG
- a CDS encoding OmpA family protein produces MRKTGIAAALLLLGLSQAALAENRAETVTFAPYVGGYTFQGNQHVETSPVFGFRLGYNLTDNWALEGVVDYLKADLEGGGNIEMLRYGGDILYNFMPKSSLVPYLAAGFGGFNIDNSKTRGIVNYGGGLKWFLSDNFALRADVRGLNYSMGKIYTNVEYTLGLHVAVGAPKPAPAPVVVAEPVVEAAAPKAAPVVVAPPPPPPPAPASSLTAEPATLEKGKTTTLTWSSTNVSGCEIQPGIGPVSATGSTVITPAANTRYTLTCSGEGGKTSSTAGVEVTEPVKEESAKKASAVAAGARLSLKVNFDTGKSIIKKQYYDELKVVGDGLNEQKNLKGVIEGHTDNVGSDKSNLALSQRRANAVRDYIVKNFKIDRKRLAAKGYGESKPIADNATAEGREQNRRIEAVFEEIPNFKPDADEQQPVKPAKKAVKKKAAKKQAPAKR; encoded by the coding sequence ATGCGTAAAACGGGAATAGCTGCAGCTTTGCTGCTGTTGGGGTTGAGTCAGGCCGCACTGGCCGAGAACAGGGCAGAAACGGTCACCTTTGCACCCTATGTGGGTGGATATACCTTTCAGGGGAACCAGCATGTTGAAACATCACCGGTGTTTGGTTTCCGGTTGGGCTACAATCTCACGGACAACTGGGCGCTGGAAGGAGTTGTTGATTACTTGAAGGCTGATCTTGAGGGTGGCGGCAATATAGAGATGCTGCGTTACGGTGGCGACATTCTCTATAATTTTATGCCCAAAAGTAGCCTGGTGCCCTATTTGGCTGCCGGCTTTGGCGGGTTTAACATTGATAACAGCAAAACCCGGGGGATCGTTAACTACGGTGGTGGTCTGAAGTGGTTCCTGTCTGATAACTTTGCCCTGCGTGCCGATGTGCGTGGGCTTAACTACAGCATGGGGAAGATCTACACCAATGTTGAGTATACCCTGGGCCTGCATGTCGCCGTAGGCGCCCCCAAGCCGGCTCCAGCGCCGGTTGTTGTGGCTGAGCCGGTGGTTGAGGCTGCAGCACCCAAGGCTGCGCCGGTCGTTGTCGCTCCGCCACCGCCACCACCACCTGCCCCTGCCAGCAGCCTGACGGCAGAACCTGCAACACTGGAGAAAGGTAAAACTACGACCCTGACCTGGTCTTCAACCAATGTCAGCGGTTGCGAAATTCAGCCCGGTATTGGTCCAGTGTCAGCTACAGGCTCCACCGTGATCACCCCTGCTGCAAATACCAGATATACTCTGACCTGTAGCGGTGAGGGGGGTAAGACCAGCAGCACTGCCGGTGTCGAGGTGACGGAGCCGGTTAAGGAAGAGAGTGCTAAAAAAGCCTCTGCTGTTGCCGCAGGCGCCCGTCTTTCTCTGAAGGTGAATTTTGATACCGGTAAATCGATCATCAAGAAGCAGTACTATGATGAGTTGAAGGTTGTGGGTGATGGCCTGAATGAGCAGAAGAACCTGAAAGGGGTCATTGAAGGTCATACCGATAACGTTGGCAGCGATAAGTCAAACCTTGCCTTGTCCCAGCGCCGTGCCAATGCGGTTCGTGATTATATTGTCAAGAATTTCAAGATTGACCGCAAGCGTCTGGCTGCCAAGGGGTACGGGGAGTCCAAGCCGATTGCGGACAATGCCACCGCCGAAGGACGTGAGCAGAATCGTCGTATCGAGGCGGTATTTGAAGAGATTCCAAACTTTAAACCGGATGCCGATGAGCAGCAACCGGTAAAACCGGCCAAGAAGGCCGTTAAGAAAAAGGCAGCCAAGAAGCAGGCTCCTGCAAAGCGGTAG